The proteins below come from a single Triticum aestivum cultivar Chinese Spring chromosome 5D, IWGSC CS RefSeq v2.1, whole genome shotgun sequence genomic window:
- the LOC123123320 gene encoding cell division cycle and apoptosis regulator protein 1, producing MASGELPPSRKKSAPTTISSLGDDLLCEVFLRLPSLPTLVRAALTCPAFLRAVRSSPKFRRRFRDLHPAPLLGVFLDIYEPAMPAFVPIRCRSDPDHAAAVRGADVFLTRVPDVEEEDDDDVFVTRVPEGEGEGEGEGDAEVEDEEEEEEEEEEEEEEEEEDDDDEGEGEEEGDDEVEVEDEDEDEDEDEGEDEDEDEDEDEDEGGVDKHRWSMTGYRAAEGKGDSPRWSMTECRDGYVVLVNQTDNGSTKRVAVYDPLTRGLHLLSAPPEEICGDPEDTAVEFHVVTSEEDRRSLRVVCVGKESGEVRVAVFSLGSRKWQISPEAVSLQLDGEDNGTLVNGCVYWATGADIHVLNSATLQFSRIDRPPHMRREGYKIGETSDGKLCVAWATSSPGLSVWVRRADGSSVDKWMRDRAFGTRAIGELNLEFVDELPVLALDVVAIIGGIVYLSIFQPSLPSASGWFLSFCIETKELKKVCPITRSETSYPYVMAWPPVLVGNKVNSLG from the coding sequence ATGGCTTCTGGTGAGCTGCCGCCGTCCAGGAAGAAATCCGCTCCCACCACCATAAGCTCCCTCGGCGACGACCTCCTGTGCGAGGTGTTCCTCCGCCTGCCCTCCCTCCCGACCCTCGTCCGCGCCGCTCTCACCTGCCCCGCCTTTCTCCGAGCCGTCCGTTCGTCCCCGAAATTCCGCCGCCGCTTCCGCGATCTTCACCCGGCCCCGCTCCTGGGCGTCTTCCTCGACATTTACGAGCCTGCCATGCCCGCCTTCGTGCCCATCCGCTGCCGGTCCGATCCGGACCACGCGGCCGCCGTCCGCGGCGCTGATGTCTTCCTCACCCGCGTCCCCGAcgttgaggaagaagacgacgacgatgtcTTCGTCACCCGTGTCCCcgaaggggagggggaaggggaaggggaaggggatgCCGAAgttgaagacgaagaagaagaagaagaagaagaagaagaagaagaagaagaagaagaagaagatgatgatgatgaaggggaaggggaagaggaaGGGGATGACGAAGTCGAAGtcgaagacgaagacgaagacgaagacgaagatgaaggggaagatgaagatgaagatgaagacgaagacgaagatgaggGGGGAGTCGACAAACATCGGTGGTCAATGACCGGGTACCGCGCGGCCGAAGGCAAAGGCGACAGCCCCAGGTGGTCAATGACCGAGTGTCGCGATGGCTACGTGGTTCTCGTCAACCAGACTGACAACGGGAGCACCAAGCGGGTGGCCGTGTACGACCCCCTTACACGGGGCCTGCACCTCCTCTCTGCGCCACCGGAAGAAATCTGCGGAGACCCAGAAGACACCGCAGTCGAGTTCCACGTTGTCACCTCCGAAGAGGACCGCCGGTCGCTCCGCGTCGTCTGCGTTGGCAAGGAAAGTGGGGAAGTTCGAGTCGCCGTCTTCTCGCTGGGCAGCAGGAAGTGGCAGATCTCCCCAGAAGCGGTGAGCCTGCAGCTGGATGGCGAAGACAATGGTACACTAGTGAACGGGTGTGTCTACTGGGCAACCGGAGCAGATATCCATGTGCTGAACAGTGCAACGCTGCAATTCTCCCGGATCGATCGGCCTCCGCACATGCGACGGGAGGGTTACAAGATCGGCGAGACCAGTGATGGAAAGCTCTGTGTCGCCTGGGCAACTTCTAGTCCCGGGCTTTCTGTTTGGGTCCGGAGAGCCGACGGCAGCAGTGTCGACAAATGGATGCGGGACAGGGCATTTGGGACGCGTGCGATTGGTGAGCTCAACCTAGAGTTTGTAGATGAACTCCCTGTACTGGCATTGGATGTTGTGGCCATCATCGGTGGCATTGTGTATTTGTCTATCTTCCAGCCATCGCTTCCAAGTGCTTCAGGCTGGTTCCTATCCTTCTGCATTGAGACAAAGGAGCTGAAGAAGGTCTGCCCTATCACTCGCTCTGAAACTTCCTACCCCTACGTAATGGCGTGGCCTCCTGTTCTGGTAGGCAATAAGGTGAACTCTCTCGGCTAG